In Paenibacillus durus, the DNA window GCTGGCGGATGCGGATTTTGTGTTTACAGGTGAAGGCGGCATTGACTTCCAGACCAAGTTCGGCAAAACCCCTTATGGGGTAGCCCGCGCCGCCAAAGAATGCGGCAAAAAAGTGATTGCCGTCGCCGGGTATATCGGTGAGGGAATCGATACGCTGTATGCGGAAGGCATTGATGCGGTATTCGGTATTGTTCCGGGTGCATCCGGCCTCGAGAAGCTGCTGGTTGAAGGGCCGCGCAATGTGGAACGTACCTGCGAGAATATCGCGAGGGTACTTAAGCTGAGCGATTAACAGAATCGTCAGGTGATGATCCGGTCCGCTGTTCACGGCGCGGACCGTTCCATCATTTTAGAATATCTATTAAAAAATTCCATATCTCTCCTGAGACGTTGTAGGAAATCGTGATAGCCGGAACTCCTGGCTTGGTGAATGTGGCGATACCGGGAGCTTTCGGATTTTTCTTGAATTGATAATCCTCAAGCCCAAGATGTAAGTCGTAAGCCGAAGTCAGAGCTTCCAGCTCCGACCGCAGCTTCTGCTCGCTGACAGCCACCAGTTGTTTGTCCCGTTCAGCCTGCACCGAAGCGGAGTCTGACTTCCCGTCGAACAGAGTGCGGTCGCTCACCCCATAGACAACCCGGACCGTGGAGTCCATCGTAACGGAGGACTCGCCGCTGAAATGCAGCGTCAGCAGATCCGATGTTCCTTTAACCACGCGGTAGGCTCCAGCCAGAGAGAAATTTTTACTGTTCTTGTTCATGATCTTTAACGCCTTGATTCCAGCTTCCACCGTTGCAGGGTCTAGGGTACCGATATCTATTTTGGAGCTCATTTCCGCAATGTCTCCGTTGATAAAACCGACTGTCGCATCTTCTGCTGCTAGTGTGGTTTGAATGTCTACCGTTTTGTCTCTGGCGGCATCATAATCAACATAACGTGAGGCCCTGTAAACAAAGTTTCCTTGATACCCCAAACTAGCCAGCGCCACTTCCGCTCCCCTACTCATTTTCTTCTCCACTCCCCCGGGTTTTAACGAGCTGTTCACCTGCGCCCGCACCATCGCCCCCGTTTCCGTGCTGATCCATATTTTGGCGGTGTTATATCCGCTGCGATACGAATAAAGGATCTGCTTCTTTTGCGATAGGCGGTCTGCGAACTCCAACGGAAAAGAGCTACCCACCATATTCCGCAGCGCCTTGTCCGCTGTACTCCTCATGTTCGCTTCATTAACAACTCCCGCAGCAGTTGAACTTACATTATTCGCACCCTGGTAGCCGGAGAGAGGACCGTCCGCTGCCATCCAGCCGATTCCGGCGATGGTCAGCGTAATACAAACGGCAACGACTGTTTTCGTATAGCGGGTACCCCGCTGTTCCCGTGCCGCCCGTTGTCCGCCTTCGCGGATGGTACGAATTACATTCTCTGCATGCTCCGCATTAAACCCGCGCTTTTCAAAAGGGCCGGCCTCCACCCGCTCATACCAATTCGGCTTGCTCTCCATTATTCCATCTCCTTCAGCTTGGATTGAACCTTGCGGCGGGCGCGGTACAGCCTCGATTTAACGGTTCCCTGCGACCAGCCGGTGAGTTCCGCGATATCTTTTACCGACATGCCGTACTTCAAATCGAGCACAAGCGCTTCACGGAATCCTGCGGGCAGTTTCATAATCACATCCCAGATTTCATTGACATGCATGCTGCTGAAATACTGCATTTCCGCCGAAGCGGCAACGACCATCCCTCCGCCTGCGTTCACCCCAATCCTTTCCGTCCGATCCGGCAGCGCGGCGATGTCTCCCCACAGACTAGTTCTGAAAAATCGGGATTTTCGGTAGGAGAACACAGCATTGCGCGCAATAGAGAACAACCAGGTTTGAAAGGAAGACCCTCCCCGGTACGTCCCGATGCGGTAATAGCATTTCACAAACACTTCCTGCGCCAGCCCATCCGCCTGCTCGCGGCTTGACGTTAGATAATAGATGTAATTCCAGACATCGCCGCCGAAACGCTTCATTACGGCCCGCAGCGTATCCTCATCCATACGGTCGGCATCTTTCAGTTCATCGAAGTTCAATGTGTTCACCTCACTGGATTAGACGAAGTTACAGCCGCCGCGGTTCCCGTTCCCGGAAAATAAAAGCGCAGCCCTATTCATACCATATACAAATGGAAAAGGATGAAGTAAGATGATGGCATTCTTTTTAACCTAAGGAGGGCAATCAATGGCGCAAGAGAACGCAAAAAAGGTCCCGCCCGAGGACGTGACCATTAATGGTTTCGGCATTGAACTGAACGACAAACATAAAGGGCGCATTGACAAATACGTGGAGCTTTATGAAAAACGCATCGTCGCCCATCTGGATGAGGAATACAGCAAGCAGACGGGCCTGGGCGGAAAATTGGCCGACCGTATCGCCACTTTCGGCGGAAGCTGGACGTTCATCATTTATTTTACCTGCTTCTTGGCGCTGTGGATTATTTGGAACTTGCTCAGTTTCACTCGGCATTTTGATTCACCGCCGTTTATTCTGCTGAATCTATGCCTGTCCTTTCTGTCCGCGTTCCAGGCGCCGGTCATCATGATGAGCCAGAACCGGCAGGCTGCGCGGGACAAGCACGAGGCGATCATTGACTTTGCGATCAACTACAAGGCGGAGCAGGAGATCGACGATGTGCAGGGCCATCTGCACCGGATTGAAACGGAGCTTCAGGAGCTGAAATCATTGCTGATGAATCAGCAGGAGAAAAGTAAAGAGTCAGAGTGAGCAAAAGATCCTCGCCAT includes these proteins:
- a CDS encoding DUF1003 domain-containing protein; translation: MAQENAKKVPPEDVTINGFGIELNDKHKGRIDKYVELYEKRIVAHLDEEYSKQTGLGGKLADRIATFGGSWTFIIYFTCFLALWIIWNLLSFTRHFDSPPFILLNLCLSFLSAFQAPVIMMSQNRQAARDKHEAIIDFAINYKAEQEIDDVQGHLHRIETELQELKSLLMNQQEKSKESE
- a CDS encoding RNA polymerase sigma factor, with protein sequence MNTLNFDELKDADRMDEDTLRAVMKRFGGDVWNYIYYLTSSREQADGLAQEVFVKCYYRIGTYRGGSSFQTWLFSIARNAVFSYRKSRFFRTSLWGDIAALPDRTERIGVNAGGGMVVAASAEMQYFSSMHVNEIWDVIMKLPAGFREALVLDLKYGMSVKDIAELTGWSQGTVKSRLYRARRKVQSKLKEME